The following are encoded in a window of Chitinophagaceae bacterium genomic DNA:
- the murA gene encoding UDP-N-acetylglucosamine 1-carboxyvinyltransferase, producing the protein MQSFEVRGGKKLSGDITPQGAKNEALQIISAVLLTPEKVTIKNIPDIIDVNLLIELLGEMNVKISRVSRDTCTFQADDVDIDYLHSEAYHKKSGKLRGSVMLAGPMLARFKKAYIPRPGGDKIGRRRLDTHIIGFEKMGADFSYHTDDGFFHLQSTGLKGTNMLLDEPSVTGTANILMAASMAGGTTTIYNAACEPYVQQLCKMLNRMGAKISGIGSNMLTITGVDYLGGTEHRMLPDMIEVGSFIGLAAMTQSDITIKSAGIEHLGMIPDKFQQLGIAMNFKGDDIHIPAQDHYEVQKYLDGGVLTVYDHPWPGFTPDLLSIVLVTAIQARGSVLIHQKMFESRLFFVDKLIDMGAQIILCDPHRAVVIGLEREQQLRGITMSSPDIRAGVALLIAALSAQGKSTIQNIEQIDRGYQNIDERLRDLGADIKRV; encoded by the coding sequence ATGCAATCATTTGAAGTAAGAGGCGGCAAAAAATTATCGGGCGATATTACACCCCAGGGAGCCAAGAATGAAGCACTGCAGATTATCTCTGCGGTACTGCTCACACCGGAAAAGGTCACCATTAAAAATATCCCCGATATCATTGACGTGAACCTGCTGATAGAACTGCTCGGGGAGATGAACGTGAAGATCAGCCGGGTAAGCCGGGATACCTGTACTTTCCAGGCTGATGACGTGGACATTGACTACCTGCACAGCGAAGCGTATCATAAAAAAAGCGGTAAGTTAAGAGGCTCTGTAATGCTGGCCGGCCCGATGCTGGCACGATTTAAAAAAGCGTATATACCCAGGCCCGGGGGCGACAAGATCGGCAGAAGAAGACTGGATACCCATATCATCGGATTTGAAAAAATGGGGGCGGATTTTTCTTACCACACCGATGATGGGTTCTTTCATTTACAGTCAACGGGCCTCAAAGGAACAAACATGTTGCTGGATGAACCCAGTGTTACGGGTACTGCCAATATCTTAATGGCAGCTTCCATGGCAGGCGGCACTACCACGATTTACAATGCCGCTTGCGAACCTTATGTGCAGCAACTTTGCAAAATGCTGAACCGTATGGGTGCAAAGATCAGCGGCATTGGCAGTAACATGCTTACCATAACCGGGGTGGATTACCTGGGTGGGACCGAACACCGGATGCTGCCCGATATGATCGAAGTAGGATCTTTCATCGGGCTGGCTGCCATGACACAAAGCGATATCACCATCAAAAGTGCCGGTATTGAACATCTCGGTATGATCCCGGATAAATTTCAGCAACTGGGCATTGCCATGAATTTTAAAGGAGATGACATCCACATCCCTGCACAGGACCATTATGAAGTGCAGAAATACCTGGATGGTGGCGTACTCACGGTTTATGATCATCCCTGGCCCGGGTTCACACCCGACCTGCTGAGCATTGTTCTGGTAACGGCCATACAGGCAAGGGGCAGTGTACTGATTCACCAGAAGATGTTTGAAAGCCGCCTGTTCTTTGTAGATAAACTGATCGACATGGGCGCCCAGATAATTCTCTGCGATCCGCACCGTGCAGTGGTGATCGGATTGGAAAGAGAACAACAATTGCGGGGCATTACCATGAGCAGCCCGGATATACGTGCTGGTGTAGCACTGTTGATCGCTGCATTGAGCGCCCAGGGCAAAAGCACCATCCAGAATATTGAACAGATAGACCGTGGTTATCAGAATATAGATGAACGCCTGAGAGATCTTGGCGCAGATATTAAAAGAGTATAA
- the gmk gene encoding guanylate kinase yields the protein MSSIHQKILIITAPSGAGKTSITRHLMNVFPVLAFSVSAATRKSRGNEKDGVDYYFISVDDFKQKIQNKEFAEWEMVYEGKYYGTLKSEMKRIWALNKVPVLDIDVKGAIHIQQQYPENTLSLFIDPPSVDELKKRLLSRGTETEESLGARINKASYEMSFKDHFNKTIVNDNLQRACAEAEQIVREFLLQ from the coding sequence ATGAGTTCGATACACCAGAAGATACTGATCATTACGGCTCCATCGGGTGCCGGAAAAACATCTATCACCCGCCACCTGATGAATGTTTTTCCCGTGCTGGCATTTTCCGTTTCTGCCGCCACCCGCAAATCAAGAGGCAATGAAAAAGACGGCGTGGATTATTATTTCATAAGCGTGGATGATTTCAAACAGAAGATACAGAACAAGGAATTTGCCGAATGGGAAATGGTATACGAAGGAAAATACTACGGCACATTGAAATCAGAAATGAAACGCATTTGGGCGCTTAATAAGGTTCCGGTTCTTGATATCGACGTTAAAGGAGCCATTCACATACAACAGCAATATCCCGAAAATACCCTCAGCCTTTTTATAGACCCCCCTTCGGTAGATGAACTGAAAAAAAGACTTCTCAGCCGCGGCACAGAAACGGAAGAATCATTGGGCGCCCGGATAAATAAAGCCTCCTATGAAATGTCTTTCAAGGATCATTTCAACAAGACCATAGTAAATGACAACCTGCAACGTGCCTGTGCAGAAGCAGAACAGATCGTGCGTGAATTCCTGCTGCAATAA
- a CDS encoding glycosyltransferase family 4 protein, giving the protein MIIAIDTRFLGTGRRDAGRSFDVDQLLPFVKENDQHRFLFLSDKVFDAEMTFPKNVTALVTGPGIKNGLLMQYWFNYRLPPLLKKQKADVFVSLDGICSLRTEIPQCIVIPDTSFLQYPLYFRKANARYYKKNTAAFIAKAKAVATVSEFSRKVLVDHCKTDPSKIEVIHEGAAGMYVPLGQEEKENVRETHADGKEYFLCSGNDNPRSNLVNLLKAFSFFKKRQKSSMLLLVTGNPGEDLMKRLKTYKYRDEVKVLQRLTGNELAGITAAACAVVHPVLYEDAALVPFRAMQCGVPLVCSAAGSLPEVCDDAALYANPDDFEDIAQMMMTVFKDEDKARDMARTGMKRAGIFQNSKAGELLGSLIKKAVNG; this is encoded by the coding sequence ATGATAATTGCCATTGATACAAGATTTTTAGGCACAGGCCGCCGCGATGCCGGCAGGAGCTTTGATGTGGATCAGCTGCTTCCGTTCGTCAAAGAAAATGACCAGCACCGGTTCCTGTTCCTGTCCGATAAGGTTTTTGACGCTGAGATGACTTTTCCAAAAAATGTGACTGCATTGGTAACCGGCCCCGGGATAAAGAATGGTTTATTGATGCAGTACTGGTTCAATTACAGGTTACCCCCGTTGTTAAAAAAACAAAAGGCAGATGTTTTTGTGAGCTTGGATGGCATTTGTTCATTACGTACAGAAATTCCCCAGTGCATTGTGATCCCCGACACTTCTTTCCTGCAATACCCTTTGTACTTCAGAAAAGCAAATGCCCGTTATTATAAAAAGAATACCGCTGCTTTTATTGCCAAAGCAAAAGCCGTGGCAACCGTTTCGGAATTCTCAAGAAAAGTACTGGTTGATCATTGTAAAACGGATCCGTCAAAAATTGAAGTGATCCACGAAGGGGCTGCCGGAATGTATGTACCCCTTGGCCAGGAAGAAAAAGAGAACGTCCGGGAAACCCATGCTGATGGAAAAGAATACTTTTTATGTTCCGGGAACGACAACCCACGCAGTAACCTGGTCAACCTGCTGAAAGCCTTTTCATTTTTTAAAAAAAGGCAGAAGAGCAGTATGCTGTTACTGGTCACCGGCAACCCGGGAGAAGATCTTATGAAAAGGCTCAAAACATACAAATACAGGGATGAGGTGAAAGTATTGCAGCGCCTTACCGGAAATGAACTGGCAGGAATAACCGCCGCTGCCTGTGCGGTGGTTCACCCGGTTTTGTATGAAGATGCCGCCCTGGTCCCTTTCCGGGCCATGCAATGTGGTGTGCCGCTGGTATGCAGTGCTGCCGGCTCCCTGCCCGAAGTTTGTGATGATGCGGCTTTGTATGCGAACCCGGATGATTTTGAGGATATTGCCCAGATGATGATGACGGTATTCAAAGACGAGGATAAGGCCCGGGATATGGCCAGGACAGGAATGAAAAGAGCTGGTATCTTTCAAAATAGCAAGGCAGGTGAGTTGTTGGGGTCGCTGATAAAGAAAGCCGTCAATGGCTAA
- the gldC gene encoding gliding motility protein GldC — MNKSTIKIDVLLDPDKMPEQINWQASDSTADMVQKAKAMSVAFWDGTDKSALRIDLWTKDMMVDEMADFYYQMMMGMADSFKRATRQEEMSDDMKKFAKEFFDKFRAIQLKEQG; from the coding sequence ATGAACAAATCAACAATAAAGATCGACGTCCTGCTTGACCCGGATAAAATGCCGGAGCAAATAAACTGGCAGGCAAGCGACAGCACCGCCGATATGGTGCAAAAGGCAAAAGCCATGAGTGTGGCTTTTTGGGACGGAACAGATAAATCAGCGCTGCGGATCGACCTCTGGACCAAGGACATGATGGTGGATGAAATGGCCGACTTTTATTACCAGATGATGATGGGTATGGCGGATTCATTTAAGCGGGCCACCCGCCAGGAGGAAATGAGTGATGACATGAAAAAATTTGCCAAAGAGTTTTTTGATAAATTCAGGGCAATACAACTGAAAGAACAGGGATAG
- a CDS encoding GatB/YqeY domain-containing protein encodes MSLEQQIMAEMKEAMKAKNEGVLRGLRAIKAEIIKAKTEPGAGGGINEATEQKFLQKMMKQRRDSLEIFENQGREDLAAKEKEEMAVIERFLPKQLSEAELKEALKKIIADTGAASAADMGKVMGVASKQLAGLADGKTISTAVKELLAG; translated from the coding sequence ATGAGTTTAGAACAACAGATAATGGCCGAAATGAAAGAAGCCATGAAGGCGAAGAACGAAGGAGTGTTGCGTGGCTTGCGGGCCATCAAGGCAGAGATCATCAAAGCAAAGACCGAACCGGGTGCCGGAGGCGGGATCAATGAAGCAACCGAACAGAAATTCCTGCAAAAGATGATGAAGCAACGCAGGGACTCGCTGGAGATATTTGAAAACCAGGGAAGAGAAGACCTGGCTGCCAAAGAAAAAGAAGAGATGGCCGTGATCGAAAGATTCCTGCCCAAACAATTAAGTGAAGCAGAACTGAAGGAAGCACTGAAAAAAATAATTGCTGATACCGGCGCCGCTTCTGCAGCAGATATGGGCAAAGTGATGGGAGTGGCCAGCAAACAACTGGCAGGGCTGGCCGATGGAAAAACCATCAGTACGGCAGTAAAAGAATTACTGGCCGGGTAA
- a CDS encoding CvpA family protein: MLIDLVFAVLIVMAVIKGYQKGFVIAVFSVLAFIIGLAAALKLSTVVAAYLKDSVSISARWLPVVAFVLVFLVVVILVRLGAKFIEKTIQFALLGWANRVAGILLYAVLYSIIFSIAVFYAEKLQLIRPDTIRSSLTYGFIKPWGPVVMDNFGRVIPVFKDMFTELGDFFNTIPDKIQH; this comes from the coding sequence ATGCTGATAGACCTGGTTTTCGCAGTGCTTATTGTAATGGCCGTAATCAAAGGTTATCAAAAGGGGTTTGTCATAGCTGTATTTTCTGTTCTCGCCTTCATCATCGGCCTGGCAGCCGCTTTAAAATTGTCAACCGTAGTTGCTGCATACCTGAAAGACAGTGTGAGCATCTCAGCCAGGTGGCTGCCCGTTGTTGCCTTTGTACTTGTTTTCCTGGTGGTGGTCATCCTGGTAAGGCTGGGCGCCAAATTCATCGAAAAGACCATTCAGTTTGCATTGCTCGGATGGGCGAACCGGGTAGCCGGTATCTTATTGTATGCTGTACTTTACAGCATCATTTTCAGCATTGCTGTATTTTATGCAGAAAAACTGCAGTTGATACGGCCGGATACCATTCGATCATCGCTGACCTATGGCTTTATAAAGCCCTGGGGGCCTGTGGTAATGGATAATTTTGGCAGGGTCATACCTGTTTTCAAAGACATGTTTACCGAATTAGGGGATTTTTTTAATACGATACCTGACAAAATTCAGCATTAA
- a CDS encoding alpha/beta hydrolase — protein MSYEIKQDGKFKFIEEGDGEPLMLLHGLFGALSNFQFLIEHFRKTNKVVVPLLPLLDLDLLHTSVGGLQKFVQRFVEHRNYDNIHLLGNSLGGHVALVHILKHPERIKSLILTGSSGLFENGMGDTYPKRGDKEYIRKKTQLTFYDPAMATEELVNEVFEITNNRMKVIKIIALAKSAIRNNLGEELSQIKQPACLIWGNNDTITPPFVAKEFNRLIPNSELHFIDKCGHAPMMEVPEEFNRLLDQFLCKV, from the coding sequence ATGAGTTACGAAATAAAACAAGACGGGAAATTTAAATTCATTGAAGAGGGCGATGGAGAACCGCTGATGCTGTTGCATGGGTTATTTGGTGCACTCAGCAATTTCCAGTTCCTCATTGAGCATTTTCGCAAAACCAATAAGGTGGTGGTACCCCTGCTGCCTTTACTCGACCTTGACCTGCTTCATACATCCGTAGGCGGTTTACAGAAGTTTGTACAGCGCTTTGTTGAACACCGCAATTACGATAATATCCACCTGCTTGGAAATTCATTAGGCGGCCATGTGGCGCTGGTTCATATTTTAAAGCATCCCGAACGCATCAAATCCCTTATCCTCACCGGAAGTTCGGGCCTGTTTGAGAACGGAATGGGCGATACCTATCCGAAAAGGGGCGATAAGGAATACATACGTAAAAAGACACAACTTACTTTTTATGACCCGGCCATGGCCACCGAGGAACTGGTGAACGAGGTTTTTGAGATAACCAACAACCGCATGAAGGTCATCAAGATCATTGCCCTGGCAAAAAGCGCCATACGCAATAACCTGGGTGAAGAACTGAGCCAGATAAAACAGCCCGCCTGTCTTATCTGGGGAAACAACGATACCATCACACCCCCCTTCGTGGCGAAAGAATTCAACCGCCTGATACCGAACAGTGAACTGCATTTTATTGATAAATGCGGCCATGCTCCCATGATGGAAGTACCGGAAGAATTTAACAGGTTACTTGACCAGTTTTTATGCAAAGTTTAA
- a CDS encoding CBS domain-containing protein — protein MLTIELINSNIPRLQLKDSVSKALTLISDFRLTHLPVVEDEKYLGLVSEDDLLDAEEPKMPVELLQENFLKASVHDNEHFLNAVTCCNQFDTTVVPVVNEENELVGVITASDLLKTLGNFAGTNEIGGIIVLEMERSQFAISEISRIVESNDATILHLNTTVHSETGMLTVTIHLNKKEISSIVATFERYEFDVIYYFGYENFENEIHSNYRHLMNYLDI, from the coding sequence ATGTTAACCATTGAACTGATAAATAGCAATATCCCACGCCTGCAACTGAAAGACTCTGTAAGCAAGGCCCTGACCCTCATCAGCGATTTCCGGCTTACCCACCTGCCGGTAGTAGAAGACGAGAAATACCTTGGCCTGGTAAGTGAAGACGACCTGCTGGACGCGGAAGAACCCAAAATGCCTGTAGAACTGTTGCAGGAGAACTTCCTGAAAGCTTCTGTTCACGATAACGAACATTTCCTGAATGCCGTAACCTGCTGCAACCAGTTTGATACTACGGTGGTGCCCGTTGTTAATGAAGAGAATGAACTGGTGGGTGTGATCACCGCCAGCGATCTTTTGAAAACGCTGGGCAATTTTGCAGGCACCAACGAAATTGGCGGCATCATCGTGCTGGAAATGGAACGGAGCCAGTTTGCCATTTCAGAAATAAGCCGCATCGTGGAGAGCAACGATGCCACCATCCTTCACCTGAATACAACGGTTCATTCCGAAACGGGAATGCTTACCGTGACCATTCACCTGAATAAAAAAGAGATCTCGTCCATCGTAGCAACTTTTGAACGGTACGAATTTGACGTGATCTATTATTTTGGCTATGAGAATTTTGAAAATGAGATACACAGCAATTATCGCCACCTGATGAACTACCTTGATATTTAA
- a CDS encoding NAD kinase — translation MKIAIYSRGIKENQHQDIIQLLDELALSNVEPVFYQDFFNQFYSSIDIKTKYSTFNSSDDLDESIDCMMSLGGDGTLLDTVTFVKDSGIPILGINYGRLGFLANISRDELHLAVQALVDRTYVLDKRTLIHLDANIPLFEDGPSALNEFTLHKKDTSPMIKIHTYLNGEFLNTYWADGLIVATPTGSTGYSLSCNGPVVFPDSGSFVITPVSPHNLNIRPIVVPDNNVISFEVEGRTDGFLCSLDSRREVVPKEIQLAVRKENFMVNLIRLNENNFLQTLRNKLSWGLDKRN, via the coding sequence ATGAAAATAGCGATCTACAGCAGGGGCATTAAGGAAAACCAGCACCAGGACATTATACAACTGCTGGATGAACTGGCATTAAGCAATGTAGAACCCGTATTTTACCAGGATTTCTTCAACCAGTTTTATTCTTCCATTGATATCAAGACAAAGTATTCCACCTTCAATTCATCCGACGACCTGGATGAGAGCATTGACTGCATGATGAGCCTTGGAGGTGACGGAACCCTGCTGGATACCGTGACCTTTGTTAAGGACAGCGGCATTCCCATACTGGGCATCAATTACGGCCGGCTTGGTTTCCTGGCAAATATCAGCCGGGATGAACTGCACCTGGCCGTACAGGCCCTGGTTGACCGGACCTATGTACTGGATAAAAGAACACTCATTCATTTAGACGCCAACATTCCCCTGTTCGAAGACGGACCCTCTGCACTGAATGAATTCACCCTGCACAAAAAAGATACTTCGCCCATGATAAAAATTCACACTTACCTGAATGGTGAATTTTTAAACACGTACTGGGCAGACGGGTTGATCGTGGCCACGCCTACCGGTTCAACCGGTTATTCGCTGAGTTGCAATGGCCCGGTGGTCTTCCCCGACAGCGGAAGTTTTGTAATTACACCGGTATCTCCGCATAACCTCAACATACGCCCCATCGTGGTGCCCGACAACAATGTCATCTCCTTTGAAGTGGAAGGAAGAACAGACGGCTTCTTATGCTCCCTTGACAGCCGCCGGGAAGTAGTACCCAAAGAAATTCAATTAGCCGTACGAAAAGAGAATTTTATGGTGAACCTGATCCGCCTTAACGAAAATAATTTCCTCCAAACGCTGCGGAATAAACTGAGCTGGGGGCTGGATAAAAGGAACTGA
- a CDS encoding two-component sensor histidine kinase: MPDKTKKLRLVFFIYWFLLAYILAALVWWFIALNRQNRLMTKYEMEQLHPADPGYEAEAEKFRSLEKRKSAQYMGEGITFFLLIIAGAVFVYRAVRRQLKQSQDQQHFMMALTHELKTPISVAKLNLETIQKRKLDEQQQQRLLQITLQETNRLNALCNNMLLSSQIEAGGYRITNEETNFSELVSTCVQDFMTRFPQHIIRPAVNEELFVQGDRLLLQMLVNNLIDNAIKYAPKELPVTVDLHEENNRIILQVKDEGKGISDEEKQKIFTKFYRVGNAATKAAKGTGLGLYLSKKIARQHNANISVTDNTPAGSIFTVELNSFTEKR; this comes from the coding sequence ATGCCCGACAAGACAAAAAAACTCCGACTGGTATTTTTTATTTACTGGTTCCTGCTGGCTTACATACTGGCAGCATTGGTCTGGTGGTTCATTGCCCTGAACCGGCAAAACCGGCTGATGACAAAATATGAAATGGAACAACTGCACCCGGCTGATCCCGGTTACGAGGCAGAAGCCGAAAAATTCCGTTCGCTGGAAAAAAGAAAGTCAGCGCAATACATGGGAGAAGGCATCACTTTTTTCCTGCTCATCATAGCCGGGGCGGTATTTGTTTACCGCGCTGTACGCCGTCAGTTGAAACAAAGCCAGGACCAGCAGCATTTTATGATGGCCCTTACCCATGAATTAAAAACACCCATCTCCGTTGCCAAACTGAACCTGGAGACCATACAGAAAAGAAAGCTGGATGAGCAGCAGCAGCAACGGCTTTTGCAAATAACCCTGCAGGAAACCAACCGGCTCAATGCGTTGTGCAATAACATGCTGCTCTCTTCCCAGATAGAAGCAGGCGGTTACCGCATCACCAACGAAGAAACCAATTTCAGCGAACTGGTAAGTACCTGCGTACAGGATTTTATGACCCGTTTTCCGCAGCACATCATCCGGCCGGCTGTAAACGAAGAATTGTTTGTGCAGGGCGACCGGCTGCTGCTGCAGATGCTGGTGAACAACCTGATCGATAATGCGATCAAATATGCCCCAAAGGAACTTCCCGTTACAGTAGATCTTCATGAAGAAAATAACAGGATCATCCTGCAGGTGAAGGATGAAGGCAAGGGTATATCCGATGAGGAGAAACAAAAAATATTCACCAAGTTTTACCGGGTAGGGAACGCTGCAACCAAAGCGGCAAAAGGCACCGGGCTGGGACTTTACCTCTCAAAGAAAATTGCCCGGCAGCACAATGCAAACATTTCTGTGACAGATAATACACCCGCGGGTTCTATTTTTACGGTTGAATTGAATTCATTTACTGAAAAAAGGTAG
- a CDS encoding response regulator transcription factor, which translates to MADKKFSILLVEDEENLQEALKLNLELEGYEITSAYDGAEALKAVTKEHFDLIILDVMLPELDGITVCETVRLSNPDIPILILSAKNSSADRVLGLKKGADDYLTKPFNLEELLLRVDKLIKKSERLSVKVPVPEIYEFGKNKIDFKASEAYTKSGERVTLTKKEIMLLKLLIENKNEVVTREKILQVVWGYNVYPTTRTIDNFILNFRKYFEEDSRAPEYFHSVRGVGYKFTHA; encoded by the coding sequence ATGGCCGATAAAAAATTTTCCATACTACTGGTTGAAGACGAAGAGAATTTGCAGGAAGCATTGAAACTTAACCTGGAACTGGAAGGCTACGAGATCACCAGCGCTTACGACGGCGCAGAAGCATTAAAGGCGGTAACAAAAGAACATTTCGACCTGATCATACTGGATGTGATGCTGCCCGAACTGGACGGTATCACGGTTTGCGAAACCGTCCGGCTCAGCAACCCGGACATTCCCATCCTGATACTGAGCGCAAAGAACAGCAGTGCCGACAGGGTGCTGGGTTTGAAGAAAGGAGCGGATGATTACCTGACCAAACCCTTTAACCTGGAAGAGCTACTTCTGCGGGTGGACAAGCTCATCAAAAAAAGTGAGCGGCTGAGTGTTAAAGTGCCCGTCCCGGAAATTTATGAGTTTGGTAAGAATAAAATTGATTTCAAGGCATCGGAAGCATATACAAAAAGCGGTGAGCGGGTAACGCTGACCAAAAAAGAGATCATGCTGCTGAAGCTGCTCATCGAAAACAAGAATGAAGTGGTGACCCGGGAAAAGATACTGCAGGTGGTTTGGGGATACAATGTTTACCCTACCACCCGCACCATTGACAACTTCATCCTCAACTTCCGCAAATATTTTGAAGAAGACAGCCGGGCGCCGGAATATTTTCATTCAGTAAGGGGAGTGGGATACAAGTTCACTCATGCATGA
- a CDS encoding protein BatD, which produces MQDCLQKLFLLFFLCCGYSATAQVRFTASIAPAVIGKNEFAQLKLMVENAGEVQQIEPPPLKDFTVISGPSQESGMSMVNGNVKRYIALSYIIKPKQTGNFFIPPAMARADGAMYRSNGVTIKVVATSTGNTQQLNTPGNPFAGMNPFDEPAPRSTNRDFILKKGEDPLEKINRNMFVALEVDRKSCYVGEPVVATYKLYTRLKSESNLIRNPSFNGFSVIDLQQPDNTSYQVEKKDGREYNVYIIRKVQLYPLLPGDLELGVAEIENNVRFIKAEYLNQRPDIFDGMLPDFSDAMIPPEGMELQKVTLKNKPVVIVVKPMPETNKPANFKGAVGNFTIGARVEKNNFTTDDGGRLAVIISGEGNLQMINAPGISWPEGIEGFDPKATDDLYKGTVPVGGRKIFEFPFTVSRPGTYNIPAFSFSFFDPRQGVYRSVETKPIPITVMPGTGRPKVIKEENPVRKEDSYLVLFFKNRLRVISVVAILIICGLIFWLKRDFKKEKQVLAAEEIRPEVDEKPVQEIMDGQQNPFTKANELLQHADGKLFYMTLNEELKKYLAKKLSIPAEDLNRRTIASRMDKMGIAHETSMQVYGLVDEIEFQLYTPVVENENRKALYEKANEVVQLLNTYHAHA; this is translated from the coding sequence ATGCAAGATTGTCTACAAAAACTATTCTTACTGTTCTTCTTATGCTGCGGGTATTCCGCAACCGCACAGGTCAGGTTTACAGCCAGTATTGCTCCCGCCGTGATCGGAAAGAATGAATTTGCACAACTGAAACTGATGGTTGAAAATGCGGGGGAAGTGCAGCAGATAGAACCTCCGCCCTTAAAGGATTTTACTGTTATAAGCGGACCCAGCCAGGAGAGCGGGATGAGCATGGTGAACGGGAATGTAAAAAGATACATTGCATTGAGTTATATCATCAAACCGAAGCAGACAGGAAATTTTTTCATTCCACCTGCCATGGCAAGGGCCGACGGGGCTATGTACAGGAGTAACGGCGTTACCATTAAAGTGGTGGCAACTTCTACCGGGAACACGCAGCAACTTAATACCCCCGGCAACCCTTTTGCCGGCATGAACCCCTTTGATGAACCGGCGCCGAGGTCAACGAACCGGGATTTCATTCTGAAAAAAGGAGAGGATCCCCTGGAGAAAATAAACAGGAACATGTTTGTTGCGCTGGAAGTGGACCGGAAAAGCTGTTATGTGGGAGAACCTGTTGTGGCCACGTACAAATTGTACACCCGGTTGAAGAGCGAAAGCAACCTGATCCGGAATCCTTCTTTCAACGGGTTTTCGGTAATTGACCTGCAGCAACCGGATAATACCAGCTACCAGGTTGAAAAAAAAGACGGCAGGGAGTATAATGTGTACATCATCCGTAAGGTGCAACTATACCCGTTGCTGCCCGGCGACCTGGAACTGGGAGTGGCAGAGATCGAGAACAATGTCCGCTTTATTAAAGCAGAATACCTCAACCAGCGCCCTGATATTTTTGACGGCATGTTACCCGATTTTTCCGATGCGATGATCCCGCCGGAAGGGATGGAACTGCAGAAAGTCACCCTGAAGAACAAACCGGTAGTGATAGTTGTGAAACCCATGCCGGAAACGAACAAGCCGGCCAATTTTAAAGGAGCAGTAGGCAACTTTACCATTGGGGCAAGAGTTGAAAAAAATAATTTCACCACAGATGACGGTGGCAGGTTGGCGGTGATCATCAGCGGCGAAGGGAACCTTCAGATGATAAATGCTCCCGGGATCTCATGGCCGGAAGGTATAGAAGGATTTGATCCTAAAGCAACAGATGACCTGTATAAAGGGACCGTGCCGGTGGGCGGAAGAAAAATATTTGAATTCCCCTTCACGGTTTCCAGGCCCGGTACGTATAATATCCCGGCATTCTCATTCAGTTTCTTCGATCCCCGGCAGGGGGTGTACAGATCGGTTGAAACGAAACCAATACCTATCACGGTGATGCCCGGTACGGGAAGGCCTAAAGTGATCAAAGAGGAGAACCCGGTCCGGAAAGAAGATTCTTACCTCGTCCTTTTTTTTAAGAACCGCCTGCGGGTCATTAGTGTGGTGGCAATACTCATCATTTGCGGACTTATATTCTGGCTGAAGCGGGATTTTAAAAAAGAGAAACAGGTACTGGCAGCAGAAGAGATCAGGCCTGAGGTTGATGAAAAACCGGTACAGGAGATCATGGATGGCCAGCAAAATCCTTTTACGAAGGCCAATGAACTTTTGCAACATGCTGACGGGAAATTATTTTACATGACCCTGAATGAGGAGTTGAAAAAATACCTGGCAAAAAAGCTTTCCATCCCGGCCGAAGACCTGAACAGGAGAACGATAGCCTCCCGGATGGATAAGATGGGCATTGCTCATGAAACATCCATGCAGGTGTACGGCCTGGTGGACGAAATTGAATTCCAGCTTTATACTCCCGTTGTGGAAAATGAAAACAGAAAGGCGTTGTATGAGAAAGCAAATGAGGTTGTTCAGTTACTCAATACCTATCATGCTCATGCATGA